From a region of the Constantimarinum furrinae genome:
- a CDS encoding MBL fold metallo-hydrolase has translation MKLYPVEAGNFKLDGGAMFGVVPKSLWTRTNPADSNNMIDIAARCLLVENGNRLTLIDTGMGNKQSEKFFGYYYRWGDHDLDSSLQKHGFHRDDITDVFMTHLHFDHCGGSVQWNKDRTGYEPAFKNARYWSNKEHWNWAVNPNRREQASFLKENILPMQEAGQLQFVEGPKQAEDFTTAQELDFGIFFADGHTEKQMIPHINIGDKTLVFMADLLPTAGHLPLPFVMGYDTRPLLTLPEKEKFLNAAAEHNYYLFLEHDAHNQIITVKHTEKGVRLDKVFTFNELFN, from the coding sequence ATGAAGCTGTATCCCGTTGAAGCAGGAAATTTTAAACTGGATGGAGGCGCAATGTTTGGCGTTGTCCCGAAATCCCTATGGACTCGTACCAACCCGGCAGACTCGAACAATATGATCGATATTGCGGCGCGTTGTCTGCTGGTGGAAAACGGTAACCGACTAACGCTTATCGACACCGGAATGGGAAATAAGCAGAGTGAAAAATTTTTCGGTTATTACTACCGTTGGGGCGATCACGATCTGGACAGCTCTCTTCAAAAGCACGGATTTCACCGGGATGATATCACCGACGTATTTATGACACACTTACACTTCGATCATTGCGGTGGAAGTGTGCAATGGAATAAAGACCGAACGGGGTATGAGCCAGCTTTTAAGAATGCCAGATATTGGAGCAATAAAGAACACTGGAATTGGGCTGTAAACCCGAACCGAAGAGAACAGGCTTCTTTTTTAAAGGAAAACATCCTTCCTATGCAGGAGGCGGGACAACTCCAATTTGTTGAAGGCCCAAAACAAGCGGAAGATTTTACCACAGCTCAGGAATTGGATTTTGGTATTTTCTTTGCAGACGGTCATACCGAAAAACAAATGATCCCTCATATCAACATAGGCGACAAAACACTGGTATTTATGGCCGATCTTTTGCCTACGGCGGGTCATCTACCTTTGCCCTTTGTGATGGGTTACGACACAAGGCCATTATTAACGCTTCCCGAGAAGGAAAAGTTTTTAAATGCTGCCGCAGAACACAATTATTATTTATTTTTGGAGCACGATGCTCATAATCAAATTATTACAGTAAAGCACACCGAAAAAGGAGTGCGACTTGATAAGGTATTCACATTTAACGAACTTTTTAATTAA
- a CDS encoding M1 family metallopeptidase, with protein MKFFFGSLLTVLLTTVSIAQNTCSYWQQKVDYKMEIDMDVESYQYKGKQILTYTNNSPDTLNRVFYHLYFNAFQPGSEMDARSRSISDPDGRVAERISKLTPAEIGYIKPTLLTQDGVALKYEVVGTILEVTLNKAIMPGASTTFNMEWDAQVPVQIRRSGRNNEEGVALSMTQWYPKLAEYDFEGWHADPYIGREFHGVWGDYDVKITIDADYTIGGSGYLQNPAEIGHGYQQPNQKTMKPKKGKYTWHFVAPNVHDFTWAADDDYIHDTYAGPNGVTLHFFYKNNPDIKENWKNLQPKTAELMVYFNENIGMYPYKQYSVIQGGDGGMEYAMCTLITGNRKFESLVGVTAHELAHSWFQFLLATNEAKHEWMDEGFTSYISGEAMNVVMQENDANPQSGSYRGYVFLATSGQEQPQSTHADRYTSNRGYGISAYSKGAVFLAQLEYVIGKDKLNETLKRYYKEWAFKHPTPNDFIRIAEKVSGFELDWYLTDWTQTTNTIDYSIKDVAFNKGGTVVTLERIGLMPMPIDLYVQYEDWSQESFYIPLQMARAEKDNPYPNLKRTVLPDWAWAYPTYSFQIDGDKKVKSMMIDASRRMADINPKNNTFGMEQE; from the coding sequence ATGAAATTTTTCTTCGGAAGCTTATTGACCGTTCTATTAACAACAGTCAGCATTGCTCAAAACACCTGTTCGTATTGGCAACAGAAAGTCGACTACAAGATGGAGATCGATATGGATGTTGAAAGCTATCAGTATAAGGGCAAGCAAATTTTAACCTATACCAATAATTCTCCGGACACCCTAAATCGAGTGTTCTACCACTTGTATTTTAATGCCTTCCAACCCGGGAGTGAAATGGACGCCAGGTCCCGTTCCATTTCCGATCCCGATGGTCGCGTAGCCGAGCGAATTTCGAAGCTTACACCTGCTGAAATAGGATATATAAAACCCACATTACTCACTCAGGATGGTGTAGCCTTAAAATACGAAGTAGTGGGTACCATCTTGGAAGTAACACTTAACAAAGCTATCATGCCCGGGGCTAGCACTACATTTAATATGGAGTGGGATGCTCAAGTGCCGGTTCAGATACGTCGCAGTGGTAGAAACAACGAAGAAGGCGTAGCGCTTTCTATGACACAATGGTATCCAAAACTGGCCGAATACGATTTTGAGGGCTGGCATGCCGACCCCTATATTGGAAGAGAGTTTCACGGTGTTTGGGGAGATTACGATGTAAAGATCACCATTGATGCCGATTACACCATTGGTGGTTCGGGGTATCTGCAGAACCCTGCCGAGATCGGTCATGGATATCAGCAGCCCAATCAAAAAACCATGAAACCTAAAAAAGGAAAGTATACCTGGCATTTTGTAGCTCCCAATGTACACGACTTTACCTGGGCGGCCGATGATGATTATATACACGATACCTATGCAGGGCCTAACGGCGTTACCCTCCACTTTTTTTATAAAAACAATCCCGACATTAAAGAGAACTGGAAAAACCTGCAGCCTAAGACAGCCGAATTGATGGTTTATTTTAATGAAAACATCGGGATGTATCCTTACAAGCAGTACTCCGTAATTCAGGGAGGTGACGGTGGAATGGAATACGCTATGTGTACCCTTATCACCGGAAACCGAAAGTTTGAGAGCTTGGTTGGAGTGACCGCACACGAATTAGCTCACAGCTGGTTTCAGTTCTTATTGGCTACCAACGAAGCCAAGCACGAGTGGATGGACGAAGGTTTTACTTCCTATATTTCGGGAGAAGCAATGAATGTGGTGATGCAGGAGAATGATGCCAATCCGCAGTCGGGATCCTACAGAGGATACGTATTTTTGGCCACCAGCGGTCAGGAGCAACCCCAGTCTACCCATGCAGATCGGTATACCTCCAACAGAGGCTACGGAATAAGTGCTTACAGCAAGGGCGCCGTATTTTTAGCGCAGCTGGAGTATGTGATTGGCAAAGACAAGTTAAATGAAACATTGAAACGCTATTATAAGGAATGGGCGTTTAAACATCCCACCCCAAACGACTTTATTCGAATTGCTGAAAAAGTTTCAGGATTTGAGTTGGATTGGTATCTAACCGACTGGACTCAAACCACGAATACGATCGATTACTCCATTAAAGATGTGGCTTTTAACAAAGGGGGCACTGTAGTTACCTTGGAGCGTATCGGCTTAATGCCAATGCCCATTGACCTCTACGTGCAGTACGAAGACTGGAGTCAGGAATCGTTTTACATTCCGTTACAAATGGCGAGAGCAGAAAAAGACAATCCCTATCCTAATTTAAAAAGAACAGTACTACCCGATTGGGCCTGGGCCTATCCTACCTATTCGTTTCAGATCGACGGGGACAAAAAAGTAAAGAGTATGATGATAGATGCTTCTCGACGGATGGCAGATATAAACCCAAAGAACAACACCTTTGGGATGGAACAGGAATAG
- a CDS encoding sterol desaturase family protein encodes MEDILTFFETMPIWMKAGWVFFCLAIFWVLEGYYSLVVLKYKKWKHAKVNLLLLVFVMVINAVFGILTLGIFVWLNESNFGLLHLFEAPVWVELLLSIMVLDLIAQYGVHYLLHQVSWMWRLHIVHHSDKNIDATTGTRHHPIDFLIRELFALGAVVIMGMPISFYFFYRILSVLFTYFTHANISMPLWLDKTLSYVIVSPNMHKFHHHFKLPWTDTNYGNMLSIWDRLFGTFVYEDPKTIQYGLDISDHTDDENLWVQLGIPFNKSVRSKRRDSAN; translated from the coding sequence ATGGAAGATATTTTAACCTTTTTTGAAACCATGCCCATCTGGATGAAAGCCGGATGGGTATTTTTTTGTCTGGCCATCTTCTGGGTCCTGGAGGGGTACTACAGTCTGGTCGTTCTGAAATATAAAAAATGGAAGCATGCGAAGGTTAATTTGCTGCTACTGGTTTTCGTTATGGTTATAAATGCGGTATTTGGTATACTCACCCTGGGAATATTCGTATGGTTGAACGAAAGTAATTTTGGGTTATTGCATCTGTTTGAAGCCCCGGTTTGGGTAGAGTTGTTGTTGTCGATCATGGTTTTGGATCTCATCGCACAATACGGAGTTCATTATCTGCTTCATCAGGTATCGTGGATGTGGCGACTTCATATTGTTCATCACAGCGATAAGAATATTGATGCTACCACGGGAACAAGGCACCATCCTATCGATTTTTTAATCCGAGAGCTTTTTGCCCTTGGCGCTGTTGTGATCATGGGGATGCCCATTTCCTTCTACTTTTTTTATCGTATTTTGAGTGTGCTTTTTACTTACTTCACCCATGCTAATATTTCAATGCCGCTATGGCTGGACAAGACGCTAAGTTATGTTATAGTCAGCCCGAACATGCATAAGTTTCACCATCATTTTAAGCTTCCCTGGACCGATACCAATTACGGTAATATGCTTTCGATCTGGGACCGGTTGTTTGGCACGTTTGTATATGAAGATCCTAAGACGATACAATACGGTCTCGATATTTCGGACCATACCGATGACGAGAATTTGTGGGTTCAGTTAGGGATTCCATTTAATAAAAGTGTGCGTTCCAAAAGACGAGATTCTGCCAATTAA
- a CDS encoding S41 family peptidase: protein MKKIIKRRLILPVLAAGILFSTTAFSLRSDFFEIAKQIEIFTTLFKELNMNYVDEVTPAILMDKAIKGMLEDLDPYTVYWNEQAVEDARINNSGVYTGIGATARSEKDKIVVVEPYKDYPADKAGLKAGDEIVKIGSVRISDFENDAGELLKGTPGSTVELTYIRQGKTNTVTLTRGAVDVKAVPFYKLLDNNIGYIVLSAFNSKTTIETRAALQDLKEQGATKIILDLRGNPGGLLNEAINVVNLFVDKGEVITTTKSVIEKYNKTYKTLNDPVDKEIPLAVLVNGRSASASEIVSGGLQDLDRAVVVGARSFGKGLVQRPKKLTYGTQLKVTISRYYTPSGRCIQALDYWNRDENGDPIRVDAKEYNKFTTKGGRTVYDGGGILPDIEVETAVFSPITTALLKDNAIFDYATQYYYSHQLTDWKNFKFSDGDFQDFLKFLKQNNFTYETQTEKEFAEALRRSEDDDLSEEIAASYNALMATVDKAKDKALLNKKEEIKWLISDEILKRYFYREGLYNYQVTHNPEIKAAIDVLNDESRYARILK from the coding sequence ATGAAAAAAATTATAAAGCGCAGGCTTATTCTACCCGTCCTTGCTGCCGGAATCCTGTTTTCTACCACTGCTTTTAGTTTGAGAAGCGACTTTTTTGAGATCGCCAAACAAATAGAGATCTTCACAACTCTTTTTAAGGAATTGAACATGAATTATGTGGATGAAGTAACCCCTGCTATTTTAATGGACAAGGCCATTAAGGGTATGCTGGAAGACCTCGATCCTTACACGGTGTACTGGAACGAACAGGCGGTGGAAGATGCCAGAATCAACAATAGCGGAGTGTATACCGGTATAGGCGCAACGGCGCGAAGTGAGAAGGACAAGATCGTTGTGGTGGAACCCTACAAGGATTATCCCGCCGATAAGGCCGGACTAAAGGCAGGCGATGAGATCGTAAAAATAGGTTCGGTGCGCATTTCAGATTTTGAGAATGACGCCGGAGAATTATTAAAGGGAACTCCCGGGTCTACTGTTGAATTAACCTATATAAGGCAGGGAAAAACAAACACAGTAACGCTTACCCGGGGAGCTGTAGATGTAAAAGCCGTACCTTTTTATAAATTACTCGACAACAACATTGGTTATATCGTCTTAAGTGCTTTTAACAGTAAAACTACCATAGAAACCAGAGCGGCACTACAGGATCTTAAAGAACAGGGGGCCACTAAGATCATTTTGGACCTTAGGGGGAATCCCGGCGGACTTCTTAACGAAGCTATTAACGTAGTGAATCTGTTTGTTGATAAAGGGGAGGTGATCACCACGACCAAGTCGGTGATCGAAAAATACAATAAGACCTATAAAACGCTGAATGACCCTGTGGATAAGGAAATTCCGCTTGCGGTGTTGGTTAATGGCCGAAGTGCCTCTGCCAGCGAGATCGTTTCGGGGGGGTTGCAGGATCTGGACAGAGCTGTAGTAGTAGGAGCCCGTAGTTTTGGGAAGGGGTTGGTGCAACGTCCTAAAAAACTTACTTATGGCACTCAGCTGAAGGTTACCATTTCCCGCTATTACACTCCCAGCGGAAGGTGTATACAGGCGTTGGATTATTGGAACCGGGATGAGAACGGAGATCCTATTCGTGTCGATGCCAAGGAATACAACAAATTCACTACCAAAGGAGGCAGAACGGTATATGATGGCGGAGGGATCCTTCCGGACATAGAGGTGGAAACTGCAGTGTTTAGTCCGATTACCACGGCTTTGCTTAAAGACAATGCTATTTTCGATTATGCTACACAGTATTATTACAGTCATCAACTTACCGATTGGAAGAATTTTAAGTTCTCGGATGGGGATTTTCAGGATTTTCTAAAGTTCCTTAAACAAAATAATTTTACTTACGAGACACAAACGGAAAAGGAATTTGCGGAAGCACTTCGCCGTTCCGAAGATGACGATTTAAGTGAGGAGATCGCAGCAAGTTACAACGCTTTAATGGCTACCGTCGACAAAGCAAAAGATAAGGCACTTCTCAATAAAAAAGAAGAGATAAAATGGCTTATTAGTGACGAGATCCTAAAGCGGTACTTCTATCGTGAGGGGCTTTATAATTATCAAGTAACACACAATCCTGAAATTAAAGCTGCAATTGATGTTTTAAATGATGAGAGCCGTTATGCCAGAATTTTAAAATAG
- a CDS encoding GNAT family N-acetyltransferase: MEILIKTFSELNTEELYEILQLRSEVFVVEQDCVYQDIDGKDQKALHVLGRKDKKLVAYTRCFAPGIYFSEAAIGRVIVKASERKYGYGHDIMKASVDAIKKRFDTETIKLSAQTYLIKFYNTHGFQTTGEEYLEDGIPHIAMITT, translated from the coding sequence ATGGAAATACTAATAAAAACTTTTTCAGAGTTAAATACAGAGGAGCTTTACGAGATCTTGCAGCTTCGTAGCGAGGTCTTCGTGGTGGAGCAGGATTGTGTGTATCAGGATATTGACGGAAAGGACCAAAAAGCCCTTCATGTTTTAGGAAGAAAGGACAAAAAATTAGTTGCCTACACCCGCTGTTTTGCTCCGGGTATATATTTTTCTGAAGCCGCCATAGGGCGAGTGATCGTAAAAGCTTCGGAACGAAAATACGGTTATGGACATGACATAATGAAGGCTTCAGTAGACGCTATAAAAAAAAGGTTTGATACCGAAACTATAAAACTTTCAGCTCAAACCTATTTAATAAAATTTTATAACACCCATGGTTTTCAAACCACCGGGGAGGAATATTTGGAAGATGGTATTCCGCATATTGCCATGATCACAACTTAA
- a CDS encoding cation:proton antiporter: MLELAGIIVLGILAQWVAWKFKLPAILPLILIGLFVGPISTLLSEDGTQWIQPIYNGEKGLFPGENLFYFVSLAIGIILFEGGLTLRKSEVKKVGGVIGKLISLGSTVTFIGAGVAAHYVFGLDWRISFLFSALIIVTGPTVITPILRNIPLKKDVSAVLKWEGILIDPIGALVAVLVFEFISVEGDAGYTKQALIEFGKIVVIGFSFGIAVGYALYFAIKKKLVPHYLLNVVSLSVVLMVFVLSDQFAHESGLLAVVVMGMFLGNSDLPSLKELLYFKESLSVLLISILFILLAANISIEDLLLIYNWKTATLLAIIIFVLRPLAVFLSTAWSSLKINEKLFISWVGPRGIVAAGIASLFGTKLVKEGVPGAEYITPLVFAVVLTTVLLNATTARFFASVVGVFLKTSEGILIVGSSKMSRLIGTYLQKNNRHVVLVDNNRINIERAKELGLEAINANIYSDDLTDNIELNDIGYLLAMTGNDEINKYAINRFGSVFGENGAFRLMNTDEITVKSKMESKELFSRTHDYVKFTEVVRDYPSIQEIPVNSEESFLKLLGFIENEEEAVALFLKDSNNQLRLIVSPTEMEVTEGSHLAYLGKPIDFEDVVNATKDEDEERVKKINPK; this comes from the coding sequence ATGTTAGAATTAGCAGGAATTATAGTTTTAGGGATCTTGGCCCAATGGGTCGCATGGAAGTTCAAATTGCCTGCAATTTTACCCCTTATTCTTATCGGTCTCTTCGTTGGACCAATTTCAACGCTACTTTCTGAAGACGGCACCCAGTGGATACAACCTATATACAATGGAGAAAAAGGACTCTTTCCCGGAGAAAATCTGTTCTATTTTGTTTCACTCGCAATTGGAATCATCCTGTTTGAAGGCGGACTTACGCTTAGAAAATCTGAGGTGAAAAAGGTTGGTGGCGTTATCGGAAAGCTTATCAGCCTGGGCTCTACCGTTACCTTCATAGGGGCAGGAGTAGCAGCTCATTACGTTTTCGGACTCGATTGGCGGATCTCATTCCTCTTTTCGGCTCTCATAATTGTAACAGGTCCTACCGTAATAACACCGATCTTAAGAAACATTCCACTGAAAAAGGACGTTTCTGCAGTATTAAAATGGGAAGGTATTTTAATAGACCCCATTGGAGCCCTGGTTGCTGTATTGGTTTTTGAGTTTATTAGTGTGGAGGGCGATGCCGGGTATACCAAACAAGCACTCATTGAATTCGGGAAGATCGTAGTTATTGGTTTTTCCTTTGGGATCGCTGTAGGATATGCACTTTATTTTGCGATCAAGAAAAAATTAGTACCCCATTACCTGCTCAACGTTGTTTCCCTTTCCGTGGTACTTATGGTATTTGTGCTTAGCGATCAGTTTGCGCATGAATCGGGTCTCCTTGCCGTGGTGGTCATGGGAATGTTTTTAGGGAATAGCGACCTTCCGAGCTTAAAAGAATTGCTTTATTTTAAAGAATCGCTAAGTGTACTTTTAATTTCAATTCTCTTTATTCTCCTTGCCGCAAATATTAGTATCGAAGATCTCTTGTTGATCTATAACTGGAAAACAGCGACCTTATTAGCGATCATCATCTTTGTACTGAGGCCACTGGCCGTGTTTTTAAGTACGGCCTGGTCTTCGCTAAAAATAAATGAGAAGTTGTTTATTAGCTGGGTGGGTCCGCGTGGTATCGTCGCCGCGGGTATTGCTTCTCTTTTTGGAACCAAGCTGGTAAAGGAAGGTGTTCCCGGAGCCGAGTATATTACCCCCCTGGTGTTTGCGGTGGTATTGACGACTGTTTTACTCAATGCGACTACAGCACGTTTTTTCGCTTCTGTAGTTGGCGTTTTCTTAAAGACTTCGGAAGGAATACTCATTGTTGGATCCTCTAAAATGTCCAGGCTTATAGGCACCTATCTTCAGAAGAACAACAGACACGTAGTATTGGTGGATAATAACCGAATCAATATTGAAAGAGCAAAAGAATTAGGTCTGGAAGCGATCAATGCCAATATCTACTCCGATGATCTTACCGACAATATTGAACTCAACGATATTGGATATTTGCTCGCAATGACCGGAAACGACGAGATCAACAAATACGCGATCAATCGTTTTGGCAGTGTATTTGGCGAGAACGGAGCATTCAGATTAATGAACACCGATGAAATAACCGTAAAATCTAAGATGGAGTCTAAGGAACTTTTTTCAAGAACCCATGATTATGTGAAATTTACCGAGGTAGTTCGTGATTATCCGTCTATTCAGGAAATACCGGTAAATTCAGAAGAGAGCTTTTTGAAATTGCTCGGCTTCATTGAAAATGAAGAAGAAGCGGTTGCCTTATTTTTAAAAGACAGTAACAATCAATTGAGACTAATCGTTTCGCCTACCGAGATGGAAGTAACAGAAGGATCACACCTGGCATATCTCGGAAAGCCTATCGATTTTGAAGATGTTGTGAATGCTACCAAAGATGAAGATGAGGAGAGAGTTAAGAAAATAAACCCAAAATAA
- a CDS encoding S8 family peptidase: MKLFRISLLTLVAAMLLVSCGGGSAPIISTPIENIDTLPLKIAPLTTDQYKNWGAKDLITDTIPGMSVDKAYAEILNKRKGETTIVAVIDSGVDIEHEDLKNVIWTNDDEIPGNGIDDDNNGYVDDIHGWNFLGDIVGENMEYVRYMKKLGPKFEGKTEASISATDRADFVLYQKAKAEYEKEYQQAMANKAQYEQILQQVRPAHAAMAKKLGKEDYTKEDLADIKSPTAAEQQQIPMLTQMLNFGDTVPDVIHQLEDGIAYFGGRLDTHFNLEKDFRTVLGDNPDDINDTNYGNNDVDGPDVKKEDAMHGTHVAGIIAAQRNNGIGMDGVANNVEIMVLRAVPDGDEYDKDIALAIRYAADNGAKVINTSFGKYYSPHPEWVWDAIKYAASKDVLIVNAAGNEGLDLDGTQVYPNDQEGTGAEIANNFITIGALNFKYGSEVVANFSNYGKANVDVFAPGVKIWSTTPLNTYEYQQGTSMAAPAVSGVAAVIRSYYPKLSAAQVKQILMDSGLSSQSPVVLGADASNTDNFANISSSGKMVNLYNALIMADKMSRANN, from the coding sequence ATGAAACTATTCAGAATTTCTCTTCTAACTCTTGTTGCAGCAATGCTTTTGGTAAGTTGCGGTGGTGGATCCGCCCCAATTATTTCTACACCTATCGAAAATATCGACACCTTACCCTTAAAGATTGCGCCCTTAACCACAGACCAGTATAAGAACTGGGGTGCAAAAGACCTTATTACCGACACCATTCCCGGGATGAGTGTGGATAAGGCCTATGCCGAAATTCTAAACAAGCGAAAAGGAGAGACTACAATCGTTGCCGTAATTGACAGCGGTGTGGATATTGAGCACGAAGATCTTAAAAATGTGATCTGGACGAATGATGACGAGATCCCCGGAAACGGAATTGATGACGACAACAATGGTTACGTTGATGATATTCACGGATGGAATTTCCTTGGTGACATAGTAGGAGAGAACATGGAGTATGTTCGCTATATGAAGAAACTGGGTCCTAAATTTGAGGGTAAAACTGAAGCCTCGATCAGTGCAACAGACCGTGCAGATTTTGTTCTCTATCAAAAGGCCAAGGCCGAATACGAAAAGGAATACCAGCAGGCTATGGCCAATAAAGCCCAATACGAGCAGATCTTGCAGCAAGTAAGACCGGCACACGCAGCGATGGCAAAGAAACTAGGAAAAGAAGACTATACTAAAGAGGATCTGGCAGATATTAAAAGTCCGACAGCCGCAGAACAACAGCAAATCCCAATGCTTACTCAAATGTTGAATTTTGGAGATACAGTGCCCGATGTAATCCACCAGCTCGAAGATGGTATCGCTTACTTTGGCGGTAGATTAGATACTCACTTCAATCTGGAAAAAGATTTTCGGACTGTTTTGGGAGACAATCCTGATGATATCAACGATACAAATTACGGAAATAACGATGTTGACGGTCCCGACGTAAAAAAAGAGGATGCCATGCACGGAACTCATGTAGCCGGAATTATTGCTGCTCAACGAAACAATGGCATTGGAATGGATGGAGTGGCCAATAACGTGGAGATCATGGTTTTGCGTGCTGTTCCAGATGGTGATGAGTACGATAAGGACATTGCGCTTGCCATTCGATACGCGGCCGATAATGGTGCCAAGGTGATCAACACCAGCTTCGGAAAATATTATTCTCCTCACCCCGAGTGGGTTTGGGACGCTATTAAATATGCCGCTTCTAAGGATGTGCTTATTGTAAATGCGGCGGGTAACGAAGGTTTAGATCTCGATGGCACTCAGGTATATCCTAATGACCAGGAGGGGACCGGTGCGGAGATTGCCAATAATTTTATCACTATTGGAGCACTTAATTTTAAATACGGGAGCGAAGTGGTAGCTAATTTTTCAAACTATGGAAAGGCAAATGTCGATGTATTTGCACCCGGTGTTAAGATCTGGTCTACCACTCCATTGAACACCTACGAGTATCAACAGGGAACCTCTATGGCTGCTCCTGCAGTTAGTGGAGTGGCGGCGGTGATTCGCTCCTACTATCCAAAGCTTTCTGCCGCACAGGTAAAGCAGATCCTAATGGATAGTGGACTTTCATCTCAAAGTCCTGTAGTATTAGGCGCTGATGCTTCAAACACAGATAATTTCGCAAATATTTCAAGTTCGGGTAAAATGGTAAATCTGTACAATGCACTTATCATGGCCGATAAAATGTCACGCGCAAATAACTAA
- a CDS encoding cation diffusion facilitator family transporter, which translates to MAHSHSHNHDHHDVKGRNLLLTIVLNVIITAAQVVGGLISGSLSLLSDALHNFSDVLSLVVSYVADKFSKREASFDKTFGYKRAEILAAFVNAATLLIVAVYLIYEAILRFLDPQTIESGLVIWLAILGIAANGFSVLLLRKDSKENMNMRSAYLHLFTDMSASVAVLIGGLLMKYFGWFWVDSLLTVLIALYLIFMGYDLLKTSFKVLMLFTPDDINLEKIRDAISIHPKIKNVHHMHIWQLNEKETHLEAHIDFSEDITLSEFDAILDEVEAMLHEKFEINHVNIQPEYQKDDAKDIIVQD; encoded by the coding sequence ATGGCACATTCCCACTCCCATAACCATGATCATCACGATGTCAAGGGAAGGAATCTGTTGCTTACCATCGTACTTAATGTGATCATTACAGCCGCGCAGGTGGTTGGCGGACTTATCTCCGGAAGTCTTTCCCTGCTTTCAGATGCGTTGCATAATTTTAGCGATGTATTATCTCTGGTAGTAAGTTATGTTGCCGATAAATTTTCTAAAAGAGAAGCATCATTCGATAAAACTTTTGGCTATAAACGCGCAGAGATCCTGGCAGCGTTCGTAAATGCCGCGACACTTTTAATTGTTGCGGTTTATCTAATCTATGAAGCTATACTGCGATTTTTGGATCCTCAGACCATCGAAAGCGGACTGGTGATCTGGTTAGCTATATTGGGTATTGCAGCGAATGGATTCAGTGTTTTATTACTTAGGAAGGACAGTAAGGAAAATATGAACATGCGCTCCGCCTACCTTCATTTATTTACAGATATGTCTGCTTCGGTGGCTGTATTGATAGGCGGTTTATTGATGAAATATTTCGGGTGGTTTTGGGTAGATAGCTTACTCACGGTATTGATAGCACTATACCTTATTTTTATGGGTTACGATCTGTTAAAAACATCTTTCAAAGTACTTATGTTATTTACTCCGGATGATATTAATCTGGAAAAGATACGAGATGCGATTTCGATCCACCCAAAGATCAAGAACGTACATCATATGCATATCTGGCAACTGAATGAAAAAGAAACCCACCTGGAAGCGCATATCGATTTTAGCGAAGACATTACCCTTTCAGAGTTTGATGCCATTCTAGACGAAGTTGAAGCAATGCTGCATGAAAAATTTGAGATAAATCACGTGAATATTCAACCCGAATATCAAAAGGATGATGCTAAGGACATCATAGTGCAGGATTAA
- the rnpA gene encoding ribonuclease P protein component, with the protein MSTKFPGSEKLKSKKAIGRLFEEGKSITKFPVKLIYMADDEAVENKAAFAVPKRSFKLAVTRNRIKRQMRESYRLQKEVLSSNNDSKFALLFLYIGKDKPKYEQLENSVKKLLSQLIN; encoded by the coding sequence ATGAGCACTAAGTTTCCAGGATCGGAAAAACTAAAAAGTAAGAAGGCTATCGGGCGTCTTTTTGAAGAAGGGAAATCCATCACCAAATTTCCTGTGAAATTAATTTATATGGCCGACGATGAGGCTGTGGAAAACAAAGCGGCTTTTGCAGTGCCAAAGCGCAGTTTTAAGCTGGCGGTGACCCGAAACCGGATAAAAAGACAGATGCGGGAGAGCTACCGACTTCAGAAAGAGGTGTTAAGCTCCAATAATGACTCTAAATTTGCGTTGTTATTTTTATATATTGGAAAGGATAAACCGAAATACGAACAGCTGGAAAATTCGGTAAAAAAATTGCTGTCACAATTGATAAATTAA